From the Panulirus ornatus isolate Po-2019 chromosome 46, ASM3632096v1, whole genome shotgun sequence genome, one window contains:
- the LOC139763047 gene encoding kelch domain-containing protein 10-like isoform X2, which produces MLWQFNTVSSTWTRIEGRGGMPEELASHSAVQLGPNMLVFGGTAMPFGDSSSDSLYMCHLPTGEWQKVLTNGKMPEAMYGQAVCLSEDKLYVVGGTTGFQYSIDVHCLDLNQRVWENLSPRVMSSNSIPEERYRHEIVEHKGALYVFGGGRSDAACDLICLPTFLLSEQVWISTQTRPDLQKGTFPQPRRCHVASKVNNYVYIHGGYNGSEAFADLWRLNLTTFEWQKLPCKSPVPLYFHSAAVTEEGCMYMFGGVKNLEENKRTSRVTKVWLCVGKLRDICWEALCHYTPNLPSLPPSALLQMGIPQYIVDSLHHQTPAYG; this is translated from the exons ATG CTATGGCAATTCAATACAGTGAGCAGCACTTGGACGAGAATTGAGGGTCGAGGTGGAATGCCTGAGGAATTAGCTTCTCATTCGGCTGTCCAGCTTGGGCCTAATATGCTTGTGTTTGGAGGAACAGCTATGCCATTTGGGGACTCCTCTTCAGATTCA TTGTATATGTGTCACCTACCTACTGGAGAGTGGCAGAAAGTTCTCACCAATGGAAAAATGCCAGAAGCAATGTATGGACAG GCAGTGTGTCTTAGTGAAGATAAACTCTATGTAGTGGGTGGGACCACTGGATTCCAGTACAGTATTGATGTTCACTGTTTAGACCTAAACCAGAGAGTGTGGGAGAACCTTTCACCACGTGTCATGAGCTCTAACTCTATTCCAGAAGAGAG GTATCGTCATGAAATAGTGGAACACAAGGGAGCACTATATGTTTTtggtggagggaggtctgatGCTGCTTGTGACCTAATTTGCTTACCAACTTTCCTGCTCTCAGAGCAAGTATGGATAAGCACTCAGACACGGCCAGATCTTCAGAAGGGCACTTTTCCTCAGCCCAGAAGATGTCATGTCGCTAGTAAAGTTAATAATT ATGTGTATATCCATGGTGGATATAATGGTTCAGAGGCATTTGCAGATCTCTGGAGACTTAATTTGACAACATTTGAATGGCAAAAGTTACCATGCAAATCACCTGTTCCACTCTACTTTCATTCAGCAGCTGTGACAGAG GagggatgtatgtacatgtttggagGAGTGAAGAACCTTGAAGAGAACAAACGCACTTCAAGAGTAACCAAGGTGTGGCTTTGTGTAGGGAAACTTCGTGATATCTGCTGGGAAGCTCTGTGTCACTATACACCAAACCTTCCAAGCTTACCTCCGTCAGCACTTCTTCAGATGGGCATTCCTCAGTACATTGTGGATAGCTTGCATCACCAGACACCTGCATATGGATAG
- the LOC139763047 gene encoding kelch domain-containing protein 10-like isoform X1, with protein sequence MSPSKGIYEFRPLVFHPVRPRGNLKDGTPLPMPRSGHRIVCYGLSFYSFGGYNPKITINEYLDDTWQRTNPLFQELWQFNTVSSTWTRIEGRGGMPEELASHSAVQLGPNMLVFGGTAMPFGDSSSDSLYMCHLPTGEWQKVLTNGKMPEAMYGQAVCLSEDKLYVVGGTTGFQYSIDVHCLDLNQRVWENLSPRVMSSNSIPEERYRHEIVEHKGALYVFGGGRSDAACDLICLPTFLLSEQVWISTQTRPDLQKGTFPQPRRCHVASKVNNYVYIHGGYNGSEAFADLWRLNLTTFEWQKLPCKSPVPLYFHSAAVTEEGCMYMFGGVKNLEENKRTSRVTKVWLCVGKLRDICWEALCHYTPNLPSLPPSALLQMGIPQYIVDSLHHQTPAYG encoded by the exons ATGTCACCGAGTAAAGGGATATATGAATTTAGACCTCTGGTGTTTCATCCCGTGAGGCCTCGAGGAAACCTCAAAGATG GTACACCTCTACCAATGCCAAGAAGTGGTCATCGTATTGTTTGCTACGGACTCTCTTTCTATTCCTTTGGTGGTTACAACCCTAAGATAACTATAAATGAGTACTTAGATGATACATGGCAAAGAACAAATCCATTATTTCAGGAG CTATGGCAATTCAATACAGTGAGCAGCACTTGGACGAGAATTGAGGGTCGAGGTGGAATGCCTGAGGAATTAGCTTCTCATTCGGCTGTCCAGCTTGGGCCTAATATGCTTGTGTTTGGAGGAACAGCTATGCCATTTGGGGACTCCTCTTCAGATTCA TTGTATATGTGTCACCTACCTACTGGAGAGTGGCAGAAAGTTCTCACCAATGGAAAAATGCCAGAAGCAATGTATGGACAG GCAGTGTGTCTTAGTGAAGATAAACTCTATGTAGTGGGTGGGACCACTGGATTCCAGTACAGTATTGATGTTCACTGTTTAGACCTAAACCAGAGAGTGTGGGAGAACCTTTCACCACGTGTCATGAGCTCTAACTCTATTCCAGAAGAGAG GTATCGTCATGAAATAGTGGAACACAAGGGAGCACTATATGTTTTtggtggagggaggtctgatGCTGCTTGTGACCTAATTTGCTTACCAACTTTCCTGCTCTCAGAGCAAGTATGGATAAGCACTCAGACACGGCCAGATCTTCAGAAGGGCACTTTTCCTCAGCCCAGAAGATGTCATGTCGCTAGTAAAGTTAATAATT ATGTGTATATCCATGGTGGATATAATGGTTCAGAGGCATTTGCAGATCTCTGGAGACTTAATTTGACAACATTTGAATGGCAAAAGTTACCATGCAAATCACCTGTTCCACTCTACTTTCATTCAGCAGCTGTGACAGAG GagggatgtatgtacatgtttggagGAGTGAAGAACCTTGAAGAGAACAAACGCACTTCAAGAGTAACCAAGGTGTGGCTTTGTGTAGGGAAACTTCGTGATATCTGCTGGGAAGCTCTGTGTCACTATACACCAAACCTTCCAAGCTTACCTCCGTCAGCACTTCTTCAGATGGGCATTCCTCAGTACATTGTGGATAGCTTGCATCACCAGACACCTGCATATGGATAG